The Limnochorda sp. LNt genome includes a region encoding these proteins:
- the whiG gene encoding RNA polymerase sigma factor WhiG codes for MQRAEAAAPDMSPRLLRLWRRYKKSRAPELREQLILEYAPLVKYVAGRLAVMLPPHVEFDDLVSYGVFGLVEAVERYDFERGVKFETYAAARIRGAIIDGLRSADWVPRSVRQKARALEKELVRLESHLGRAASDDEVAQALGMTVQEYDRLLAELSGASLVSLDEVWVADPEEESQLRLLETVSDSAAPGPEESLEERELRRLVAEAIDRLPERERLVVALYYHDGLTLKEIGRVLGVTESRVCQIHTKAILRLRAYLAAHG; via the coding sequence ATGCAACGAGCCGAAGCAGCGGCGCCCGACATGTCCCCCAGGCTCCTGCGCCTGTGGAGGCGCTACAAGAAGAGCCGGGCTCCCGAGCTGCGGGAGCAGCTGATCCTGGAGTACGCCCCCCTGGTCAAGTACGTGGCGGGGCGCCTGGCGGTGATGCTGCCGCCCCACGTGGAGTTCGACGACCTGGTCAGCTACGGCGTCTTCGGCCTGGTGGAGGCGGTGGAGCGTTACGACTTCGAGCGGGGCGTCAAGTTCGAGACGTACGCGGCCGCCCGGATCCGGGGGGCCATCATCGACGGCTTGCGCTCGGCGGACTGGGTGCCCCGCTCCGTGCGCCAGAAGGCCCGTGCGCTGGAGAAGGAGCTGGTGCGCCTGGAGAGCCACCTGGGGCGGGCCGCCAGCGACGACGAGGTGGCCCAGGCGCTGGGCATGACGGTGCAGGAGTACGACCGGCTGCTGGCCGAGCTCTCGGGCGCCTCGCTGGTCTCGCTGGACGAGGTGTGGGTGGCCGATCCCGAGGAGGAGAGCCAGCTCCGGTTGTTGGAGACCGTCAGCGACTCGGCGGCGCCCGGCCCGGAGGAGAGCCTGGAGGAGCGGGAGCTCCGACGCCTGGTGGCGGAGGCCATCGACCGCCTCCCGGAGCGGGAGCGCCTGGTAGTGGCGCTGTACTACCACGACGGACTGACCCTCAAGGAGATCGGGCGGGTGCTGGGCGTCACGGAGTCGCGGGTCTGCCAGATCCACACCAAGGCCATCTTGAGGCTCCGGGCCTACCTGGCCGCTCACGGCTGA
- a CDS encoding flagellar brake protein, which yields MSSEPVPVDVNDLVEIEVPEGPAKGRYRSRVELIDEQGHLSLAAPVREGARVRVSDGTPVLVHVRKADPARGAHYVGHTTVVGRTDEGRVPVLVVARPRWERVQLREWTRATAMVPVRYRPLRTPGQQPARWVAAESRDLGGGGLMLHTRQPIEMGRLLEVVIELPQRRVGAVAEVVRVQPAGESDAEAGSSWSVALKFLQIAEADRDRLIGFVLRRQAEMRRMGLI from the coding sequence TTGTCATCCGAACCGGTGCCGGTGGACGTCAACGATCTCGTCGAGATCGAGGTCCCCGAGGGCCCGGCCAAAGGCCGCTACCGCAGCCGCGTCGAGCTCATCGACGAGCAGGGCCACCTCTCCCTGGCCGCGCCCGTGAGGGAGGGGGCCAGGGTGCGCGTCTCTGACGGCACGCCGGTCCTCGTGCACGTGCGCAAGGCCGACCCCGCTCGCGGGGCGCACTACGTTGGGCACACCACCGTCGTCGGCCGCACCGACGAGGGCCGGGTACCCGTGCTGGTGGTCGCCCGACCGCGATGGGAGCGGGTGCAGCTTCGCGAGTGGACGCGCGCCACGGCCATGGTGCCCGTGCGGTACCGGCCCCTGCGCACACCCGGCCAGCAACCCGCCCGGTGGGTCGCGGCCGAGAGCCGCGACCTGGGCGGTGGCGGGCTCATGCTGCACACCCGCCAGCCCATCGAGATGGGCCGGCTGCTCGAGGTGGTCATCGAGCTGCCCCAGCGCCGGGTGGGAGCGGTAGCCGAGGTGGTCCGGGTCCAGCCCGCCGGGGAGTCCGATGCCGAGGCGGGCTCCAGCTGGTCGGTGGCGCTCAAGTTTCTGCAGATCGCGGAGGCCGACCGGGACCGGCTCATCGGTTTCGTCCTGCGACGCCAGGCAGAGATGCGGCGAATGGGACTGATCTAG